The DNA window GTGGCGCTGCTGCTGCGTGGTCTCCCGCGCGACGCGGTGCGCCGCGGTCACGTGGTGGCCGCGCCCGGGAGCGTCACGCCCACCCGGCGCTTCACGGCGCAGGTGTACGTCCTCTCGGCGCGGGAGGGCGGCCGTACGACGCCCGTCAGCAGTGGCTACCGGCCGCAGTTCTACATCCGCACCGCGGACGTGGTCGGCGATATCGACCTCGGCGCGACGGCTGTCGCGCGGCCCGGCGACACGGTCACCGTGACCGTCGAGCTGGGTCGTGAGGTGCCGCTCGAGCCGGGCCTCGGTTTCGCGATCCGCGAGGGCGGGCGCACGGTCGGCGCGGGGACGGTGACGGGCCTGCTCGCCTGAGGGGGCTTCGCTTCTCCGTGTGTCCTCGAACGCCGGACGGGTTCGAATCCGCCGCTCACGAGCGTGCGCTTGCGGCCCGTCCGGCGTCTGGGAGCGCGGGCGGGAGCCCGGTCCAGGGCGGTGCCGCGGTCCGGAACGCGTGTCCGGGAGGCGCATGCCGCGGTCCGGAGCGGGTGTCCGGGCGGCGCACAATGGTGAGGTGGACGAGCCGATACCCGTGATCCGTGACGTGGACTGGGGCACCGCCAAGCTGATGCCCGACGTGGACCGGCCGAGGGCCTGGCTGCTGACGGTCGACGGCGCGCCCCAGTCGTACGTCGACCTCGACGTTCCCTCCCACCTGGAGTTCGAGTACGCCCGCCGGCTCGCCCACGTCGTCGACTGCGCGGCCGTCGAGGGCGCACCCCTCGACGTACTGCATCTCGGCGGCGGCGGCCTGTCGCTGCCCCGCTACACGGCCGCCACCCGGCCGGGCTCGCGCCAGGACGTGGTGGAGGCCGACCGGGGACTGCTGGCGCTGGTGGCGGAGCATCTGCCGCTGCCGGACGGTTCCGGTGTACGGGTGCACGGCGCCGACGCCCGCGAGTGGCTCGAAAACGCCCCCGAGGCGTCCGCCGACGTCATCGTCGCGGACGTCTTCGGCGGCTCCCGGGTGCCCGCGCACCTCACGTCCGTCGAGTACGCGCGCCTGGCGGAGCGCGTCCTGCGCCCCGGCGGCACCTACGCCGCCAACCTCGCCGACGGTGCGCCGTTCGCCTTCCTGCGCTCCCAAGTGGCCACCTTCGCAGCCGTCTTCGAAGAGATCGCGCTGATCGCCGAGCCGGGGGTGCTGCGCGGCCGCCGCTTCGGCAACGCGGTGCTGATCGCCTCCCACGCTCCCGTCGACACGGCGGCCCTCGCCCGCAGGACCGCCTCCGACGTGTTCCCCGCGCGCGTGGAGAGCGGGCCTTCGCTGGCGCGCTTCACCAGGGGCGCGAAGGCCGTACGCGACACAGACGCGGTGGAGTCACCCGAGCCGCCCGGTGGCGCCTTCGGCATCGGCTGACACGGCCAGCGCCGCCGCGTCCGCCTTCGCCACTTCACGCGTACGGCGCGTCAGATTCCGTACGTCGGGGACGAACAGCACCGCGGCCGTCACGAGAACCACCAGCGCCGCGCACCCCCAGAGCGCCGTGCCGCGCCCCACGACGCCCTCGACGGGTCCTGCCACCGCCGTCGCCAGGGGCAGCATCGCGACCGACCCGAACCAGTCGTACGCCGACACCCGCGAGAACTTCTCCTCCGGGATCTCCTGGTGCAGCGCCGTCATCCAGGAGACGCCGAACACCTCGATCGCGACTCCGCTCACGAACATCACCGCGGCGAGGCCGGCCACCGGCAGCGGCACGGCGAGCGCCGCCGACGGCAGAGCGAGCGGGAAGACGCACAGCGTTCCGGCGAGCAGCAGGCGGCGGGGCTTCCAGCGCATCATCATCAGCGCGCCGCCGAGCGTGCCGACGCCGAAGGCGGCCAGAGCGAGGCCCCAGGGCGCCGCGCCGCCCAGTTCGTCCTCCGCGACCAGCGGTCCGTACACCGCCTCGGCGGCTCCGACGACCGCGACGACGACCGAGAACTGCGCGACGATGCTCCACAGCCAGGGCCGTCCGACGACCTCCCGCCAGCCTTCGCGCAGGTCGGACAGCATGCCGCCGCCGGGCTCGCGCGGCCGGATGTGGCTCACGTCGAGGAAGGCGCGCAGCGCTCCGGCGAAGGCGAACGCGGCGGCGTCGACGGCGAGGACCCAGCCGGGGCCGACCGCGGCGATCAGCGCACCGCCCAGCGCGGCGCCGCCGATGGCCGCGCCGTGCATGGCCATGCGGAAGAGAGCGAAGGCGCGGTTGGCCTGTTCGCCGCTGACGCTCGACAGCAGCATGCCCTCGGCCGCCGGGTTGAAGAACGCCTGTCCCGCGCCGCACAGGGCGGTGAGGAGCATCATCTGCCACAGCTGGGGGTCGCCCGTCAGGACGAGGAAGGCGAACGCCGCCTGCGAGACGCAGTTGAGGGCGTTGGCGGCGACCATCACACGGTGGCGCGGCAGCCGGTCGGCGATCGCGCCGCCTATGAGCAGGAAGAGGACGAGTGGCAGCGTACGGGCGGCCGCCACCAGGCCCACGTCGCCACCGTCGCCGCCCGACTCCAGGACCGCGAACGCCGCCGCGATCAGAGCACCGTGGGTGCCCAGGCTCGTCACGATCGCGGAGGCGGTCAGCAGGACGTAGTTGCGGCCGGCCCACTCGGGGCGGCGGGACCGGCGGGGAACGGCGGCGGGAGAGGTCACCTCGGGACTATCGCTGCCGTCCCCCGCCCTTGCCAAACCGATTGAGCGACAGATACGCGCTTGATTCAGCCGAGTACGCCGGATTCCGGCGCGCACGTCTGATTCAGCCCGCGCACGTCCGGGTCGGCCGCGCACGTCCGGGTCGGCCGCGTACGCCCGGGTCGGCCGCGCACGTCCGGGTCGGCCGCGTACGCCGGGGTCAGCCGCCCAGCCGGACGGTGCCGAGGATCCGCTTGATGGTCGCCTCCGGCAGCTCGTCCTTGACACCCTTCGAGGTGAACAGGCTCCAGACGGCGAAGTCACCCTTGGCGTTCTTGAAGGCGAAGGCGATCGACTTGCCGTCGGTGTCGCACTTGGTCTTCTTCTCGACGCCGGTGACCGTGGCGACGGAGACGCTGCCCTTGAGCCCGGACGTGGTGGTGAACGGCGTGGCCTTGGAGACCTTGAAGGTGCCGGTCTCCTTCTGGTCGTACGCCGCGAATACCCACCCGGCGGCCACGTTCTCGGCCTCCGGACCCGCCTTGCCCGCCCCGTTCGCGCCGCGTGACCCCGCCGAGCCGAGCAGCGTGTTCTTGCCGCACCATCCGCTCTTGAAGTACGCCGGAGCCGACATCGAGATGAGCGGCTTGTCCTTGTCGTCCGAGTAGCTGATGGTCAGCCCGGGCGACTTCACGTCCCACTCCGGCGGAACGTCGAAGCGAGTGCCGTACTTCGGGTTGGTCACGACCTGCCAGCCGGGGATCGTCGGTTTGGCCTCCTCGACCGAACCGCCGCGCGGATTCTCGGCGGTGGGCGGGGGACTGGCAGGCGCCTCGGAAGTGACGGTGGGCGACGACTCGGCCGGCGCCCTGCCGTCGGCCCCGGTGGTCCCGCCCTCGTCGTCCTTGCCCAGGATCACCACGCCGACGACCACGGCCGCAGCGGCCACGGCGGTCGCCGCGACGACGGCCACGACGGTGGTCCTCTTCCGGCCGCCGTCCGGTGGCC is part of the Streptomyces agglomeratus genome and encodes:
- a CDS encoding spermidine synthase; the protein is MDEPIPVIRDVDWGTAKLMPDVDRPRAWLLTVDGAPQSYVDLDVPSHLEFEYARRLAHVVDCAAVEGAPLDVLHLGGGGLSLPRYTAATRPGSRQDVVEADRGLLALVAEHLPLPDGSGVRVHGADAREWLENAPEASADVIVADVFGGSRVPAHLTSVEYARLAERVLRPGGTYAANLADGAPFAFLRSQVATFAAVFEEIALIAEPGVLRGRRFGNAVLIASHAPVDTAALARRTASDVFPARVESGPSLARFTRGAKAVRDTDAVESPEPPGGAFGIG
- a CDS encoding MFS transporter, with amino-acid sequence MTSPAAVPRRSRRPEWAGRNYVLLTASAIVTSLGTHGALIAAAFAVLESGGDGGDVGLVAAARTLPLVLFLLIGGAIADRLPRHRVMVAANALNCVSQAAFAFLVLTGDPQLWQMMLLTALCGAGQAFFNPAAEGMLLSSVSGEQANRAFALFRMAMHGAAIGGAALGGALIAAVGPGWVLAVDAAAFAFAGALRAFLDVSHIRPREPGGGMLSDLREGWREVVGRPWLWSIVAQFSVVVAVVGAAEAVYGPLVAEDELGGAAPWGLALAAFGVGTLGGALMMMRWKPRRLLLAGTLCVFPLALPSAALAVPLPVAGLAAVMFVSGVAIEVFGVSWMTALHQEIPEEKFSRVSAYDWFGSVAMLPLATAVAGPVEGVVGRGTALWGCAALVVLVTAAVLFVPDVRNLTRRTREVAKADAAALAVSADAEGATGRLG